One genomic window of Aptenodytes patagonicus chromosome 3, bAptPat1.pri.cur, whole genome shotgun sequence includes the following:
- the LOC143158847 gene encoding LOW QUALITY PROTEIN: taste receptor type 2 member 9-like (The sequence of the model RefSeq protein was modified relative to this genomic sequence to represent the inferred CDS: inserted 1 base in 1 codon; substituted 2 bases at 2 genomic stop codons) translates to MEACYSQDKFNATLYDAMAMVIITLQAFAGTWINTVVVSVLCIAWVRKKIFNSNEKILLFLGCFRFXYLCITWIYSFLXIIYPCCFYVHPVPQLPAVIQNVLNSSNLWVSACLCGFYCTKIANFRHIFFIYLKVKIDRIVPWLLLGSVLLSLVICIFVYNITDEARCNNLNSTTLGNFWKLSVRMDEHFFPIFFISSFGFTATFTAVXHSALLLLFSLWRHKCKMQTNSVKNLSMDVHIKATKSILSFFFIYSINFTCLVLTLSYATKKENPVTFLILVFQYAFLAVPSLILIFSNPKLEKALLRTLPCVKCRVCMR, encoded by the exons ATGGAAGCCTGTTACTCTCAAGATAAATTTAATGCCACTTTATACGATGCCATGGCTATGGTCATCATCACACTTCAGGCATTTGCTGGCACGTGGATAAACACTGTCGttgtttctgtgctttgtatTGCTTGGGtcagaaagaaaatctttaacTCTAATGAGAAGATCTTGCTGTTTCTGGGATGCTTCAGGTTTTGATATTTATGCATCACATGGATATATTCCTTTCTTTGAATAATTTATCCCTGCTGCTTTTACGTTCACCCTGTACCCCAACTACCTGCAGTTATTCAAAACGTTTTAAATTCTTCCAACTTGTGGGTTTCTGCCTGTCTTTGTGGTTTTTATTGTACAAAAATTGCAAATTTCAGGCACATCTTTTTCATCTACCTGAAAGTAAAAATTGACAGGATCGTGCCATGGCTGTTGTTGGGTTCAGTGCTTTTATCCCTGGTCATCTGCATCTTTGTCTACAACATCACCGATGAAGCACGCTGTAACAACCTCAATTCCACCACCCTAGGAAATTTCTGGAAACTGAGTGTCAGAATGGATGaacattttttccctattttttttatCAGCAGCTTTGGATTTACTGCCACATTCACAGCAG ATCATTcggcccttctcctcctcttttctctctggagACACAAATGCAAGATGCAGACAAACTCAGTGAAGAACCTCAGCATGGATGTCCATATCAAAGCCACAAAATCTATTCTGTCCTTCTTCTTCATTTACAGCATTAACTTTACATGTTTGGTCTTGACATTGAGTTATGCCACGAAGAAGGAAAATCCTGTGACATTTCTCATTTTAGTATTTCAGTATGCTTTTCTGGCTGTTCCTTCCCTtattctgattttcagcaaccCCAAACTGGAAAAGGCACTGCTAAGGACTCTGCCCTGTGTGAAGTGCAGGGTTTGCATGAGGTAG
- the LOC143158848 gene encoding meprin A subunit alpha-like → MGSQIAYRIQNSVEDRVDDVDGGQLRKDIPEINSEMGRKLFEGDINLPLERNALRNSSYRWKFPIPYILADSLDLNAKGVILQAFDMFRLKSCVDFKPYEGEQSYLKFEKLDGCWSYVGDLQSGQTVSIGERCDYKAIVEHELLHALGFYHEQSRTDRDDYVQIWWDEIIEGFAYAFDKHNDSFLDDLNTPYDYESVLHYGPYSFNINSNVPSITTKIPEFNEIIGQRLDFSRIDLVRLNRMYNCTSSLTVLDQCSFEYINICGMVQSGQDGAAWDHALGKPGDEDHTLVGNCADRGYFMHLDTKTGHAGQSALLESRILYPRRKEKCLQFFYRLNGSPQDKLVIWVKKDDGTGNVRRMEKLHTITADGEYHWKLASIPFSIQTKFRYGFQGIRGDPAKSAGGIAVDDTSMTETNCPTNIWHIRNFTSLFNSTSKGDYIISPVFYSSEGYAFALQLYPHGRNSSPYMNYMGITFHLCSSPNDGLLEWPAGHRQVVLSVLDQDPDVIHRMSLSRSFTTDPNQLVYGRNDTLQWDKPFITGSFSSFCNCYMSPGVGWNTFLTHRQLHWKKFLKNDSLFIFADFEDLTPLITSEVPVHP, encoded by the exons ATGGGGAGCCAGATTGCTTATCGG ATCCAAAACTCTGTTGAAGACAGAG TTGATGATGTTGATGGAGGGCAGCTTAGAAAGGACATTCCAGAAATAAACTCAG AAATGGGAAGGAAGCTTTTCGAAGGTGATATTAACCTACCG CTGGAGAGGAATGCTCTGAGAAACAGCTCCTACAGATGGAAATTTCCCATTCCCTATATCCTAGCTGACAGCCTGG ATTTGAATGCTAAAGGCGTTATCCTGCAGGCGTTTGACATGTTCAGGCTGAAGTCGTGTGTTGATTTCAAGCCCTATGAAGGGGAACAGTCTTACCTGAAATTTGAGAAGCTGGACGG GTGCTGGTCTTATGTGGGGGACCTTCAGAGTGGCCAGACAGTGTCTATAGGAGAGAGGTGTGACTATAAAGCCATAGTGGAACATGAGCTCCTGCATGCCCTGGGATTTTACCATGAGCAATCCAGGACGGACCGTGATGACTATGTTCAGATATGGTGGGATGAAATTATTGAAG GTTTTGCATATGCCTTTGACAAACACAATGACAGTTTCCTTGATGACCTCAATACCCCATATGATTATGAGTCAGTCCTGCACTATGGACCATATTCTTTCAACATCAATAGCAACGTTCCTTCCATTACAACAAAAATTCCCGAATTTAATGAGATCATTGGGCAGAGGTTGGATTTCAGCAGGATTGACTTGGTGAGGCTGAATCGCATGTACAACTGCA CTTCAAGCCTCACCGTCTTGGATCAGTGCTCCTTTGAATACATCAATATCTGTGGGATGGTGCAAAGTGGACAAGACGGTGCTGCCTGGGACCACGCATTGGGCAAACCAGGAGATGAAGACCATACTTTGGTGGGAAACTGTGCAG ATAGAGGATATTTCATGCACTTAGATACAAAAACTGGACATGCTGGTCAGTCAGCTCTTCTGGAATCTCGCATCCTTTAtccaaggaggaaggaaaaatgccTTCAGTTTTTCTACAGGTTAAATGGAAGTCCACAGGATAAGCTAGTTATCTGGGTTAAGAAAGACGATGGAACTGGAAATGTTAGACGGATGGAAAAGCTGCACACTATTACAG CTGATGGAGAGTATCACTGGAAATTGGCCAGCATTCCCTTCAGCATCCAAACCAAATTCCGGTATGGGTTTCAGGGCATCAGAGGAGATCCAGCCAAGTCTGCCGGGGGGATTGCCGTCGATGACACCAGCATGACAGAGACAAACTGCCCCACCAACATCTGGCACATCAGAAACTTCACATCCCTTTTTAACAGTACTTCAAAAGGCGATTATATCATAAGCCCTGTATTTTACAGCTCGGAAGGCTATGCCTTTGCTTTACAGCTGTATCCTCACGGAAGAAATTCGTCACCCTACATGAATTACATGGGGATTACTTTCCACCTCTGCAGCAGTCCAAACGATGGCCTTCTTGAATGGCCGGCTGGACACAGACAAGTTGTCTTGTCGGTTTTGGATCAAGACCCTGATGTAATCCACAGGATGTCCCTCAGCCGTAGCTTTACTACAGACCCAAACCAGCTAGTATATG GCAGAAATGACACCCTGCAGTGGGACAAACCATTTATCACtggaagtttttcttctttctgcaacTGCTACATGAGCCCAGGTGTTGGCTGGAATACATTCCTGACCCACAGGCAGCTGC